Sequence from the Candidatus Angelobacter sp. genome:
GCCCCGATAGACTTTCCGGTCCGGCGTCACGCAGTGTATGGCCGCAGACAAATCCTCCGCTGTCAGGTCGGGCGCAATTTCCTTCGCCCGCGGGTTGGACATCGGCAGGAGCGACGCGACGTTGAACCAGTCGAGCCATGACAACGCGCGCATTTGAAACGTGCACATCGGGCACTGGTCGTCGTAGAGCACGATGTTGGTCACTGCTTTCATCCGCGCGCAATCTAACGCGCTTTGCCCGGGACCGTCAAATACCGTGGTGGGCATTAATTTGGGCCGGACCGATTGTCGCTGGCGCGGGTGAACGCAGTTAAGCTAAATTCCGGCATGTTCATCATTGGACTGGGGACGGCGACGCCGCCGAATCGTTACGCGCAGAGCGAATGTTGGGAGGCGTTACGGGCCGCGAAACAGTTTTCGCAGCTTACAGGCCGGTCGAAGGCGATCCTGAAAAAGGTTTTGCTGGGCGACAACGGCATTGCCACGCGGTATCTGGCGCTCGACCCACTTGACGAAGCGTTCGATTTAACTCCTGATGCATTGCATTCCCGGTTTACAAAGCACGCCCCGGCCATGGCGGCGCAAGCAGCAACCTCGGCTTTGAAGGATGCGTCGCTGCAACCAGACGCCATCGATGCCGTAATCGTCAGCACGTGTACGGGATATTTGTGTCCGGGTTTGACCAGTTACACTACCGAGCGTCTCGCCTTGCGTCCCGATGTGTTGACACTCGACCTCGTCGGGCAGGGTTGCGGCGCAGCCCTCCCGAACCTGAGGGCCGCCGAAGCTCTGGTGTCGTCGGGGCGGTGCGGGAAGGTTTTGTCGGTATGCGTCGAAGTTTGCAGCGCGGCGTTCTACCTCGACAACGATCCGGGGGTGCTGATCAGCGCGTGCTTGTTTGGCGACGGCGCGGGCGCGGCGGTTTTGTCGAACAAGCCCGCGCCGGGCAAACGCGGCATTGAATGGAAGACGGCCGATTCCATTCTAAGCCCGGAAGACCGCGATTATCTGCGGTTTGAGTACCGCAACGGGATGCTGAGGAACATACTTTCGCGGCAGGTGCCGGCGCTGGCGGCAAAGCACGCGGGACGATTGCTCGCCCGGATGTTGGCGAATTCCGGCGCGTCCCGCACGCAAATCTCTGGCTGGATTCTTCATGCGGGTGGACGCGAAGTCCTGCTGGCCATGCAGGAGAGACTTGGATTGACGGAAAGGGATTTGCGCTGGAGCGGGGCGGTGTTGCAGGAATTCGGCAATCTAAGCAGTCCATTTGTCTATTTCGTGCTGCAGGCCGCACTGTCGGAGAATGCTCCCGGTGGGCTGTGGTGGATATCGTCGTTCGGCGCGGGATTCAGTTGCCACGGCGCGCTGCTGGGAGTGGAATGATACCTGTAGAGTCACTCGCGCCTACGATATTCCGGGACACCCCGGCGTCCATGGCCGGTTGACTGAAGATGGAACGACTCGTCGAACCGGAACTGTTGGACGGGCTCCCGGCAGATGACCCGCGGGCGATCCGTTCGCGTCGTGACCTTCGTCGCGTCAACGCGCTGATGGGCAATGCCCGCGTTCTCGGCTCGGCATTGCGGGAAACGTTTATCCGTACGCCGCCGAAGCGCATCGCGGATTTGGGCGCCGGCGACGGAACTTTGATGTTAAGACTCGCGCGAAACCTCCCTGCTCAATGGCGCGATGTGGAATTGGTGCTGGTGGACCGGCAGGCGATCATCAGCGATGAAACCCGACGCCAATTCGAGGCATTATCGTGGAGGGTCAAATTTATCGCGGCCGAGGTAACGGAGTGGCTGACCCAGTCCTCGCATGACCGGGTGGACCTGATCACTGCCAACCTGTTCCTGCATCACTTTTCCGAAACCGGGCTGCGCCAAATCCTGAGCCTGGTGGCGGAGCGAACCGATTGCTTCCTTGCCTGCGATCCGAGGCGTTATCCCGCAGCGATGCGGGCGAGCCGATGGCTCTGGCTCATCGGTTGCGGCAGCGTCACCCGCCACGACGCGGCGGTGAGCATTCGCGCCGGATTTGACCGCCGCGAACTTTCAGCGCTGTGGCCAGCAGACGCGAACTGGCACATACGGGAAGCAGCCGTCGGGTTGTTCAGCCATTGTTTTCAAGCGCATCGCCGTGATGGTCGCGCGAACCCGTGATCGCCATGCGTTCGATCACAATCATCGGGGGAGGGTTGGCTGGACTGACGCTGGGGATCGGCCTGCGACAGCGCCAGGTACCTGTGACTGTCTGGGAGGCAGGACGCATTCCGCGGCATCGTGTCTGCGGTGAGTTTATAAATGGGCGCGGGCTGGCGGCCTTTGAACCTCCAGGGTTGCTGGATATTCTCAGGGGGGCGGGGGCCCGCCCCGCCACAACAGCGGCATTTTTTTTGGAGAATCGCAGCCTGTCGGTTCGAACCCTGCCGCGCCCGGCTTTTTGCATTTCAAGGTTCAAGCTCGATGGCGATCTGGCCGAAAGGTTCTGCAAAACCGGCGGTGTGTTGCGTTGCGAAACGCAAAGGCGGGAGCAGAAATTCACCGAAGGTGTTGTGCGGTCCACCGGCCGCCGCGCTCAGGCAACGGAGCAAGGCTGGCGCTGGTTTGGAGTGAAGGCGCATGTTGTCAACGTCCCCCTCGTCGCGGACCTGGAGATGCATTTTTTGAGCAACGGTTACGCCGGTCTGTGCCGGATCAGCGACGATGAAGTCAATGTATGCGGATTGTTTCGCCGGAGAAAGGGTGATGGTGAAGAACGCCGGGACCTGGTCGATCGGTTGCGGGGCAACCCGGGGTCATTGCTCTACCAGCGCCTCTCCTCCGCCCGTTGGAACCGCGCATCTTTTTGCACGGTCGGGGGGTTGTCGCTACGTCCGCGCCGGGCGGCCGATCTTGAGGAATTCTGCATTGGCGACGCGCTCACAATGATTGCGCCGGTGACAGGCAATGGAATATCCATGGCATTCGAGTCCGCTGGACTTGCGGTGGAACCGTTGACCTCCTACGCGCGCGGCGACTCAACCTGGGACGAGGCAAAAGGAAAACACGCGGAGCAGTGTGACGCGTCATTCGGCCGGAGATTGCGATGGTCCGCCCTGGTGCAACGCACATTGTTTTTCCCGGTCCTTCGTCACTTTATTCTCCCGGCCGTGCTGCGGAGCGAATCGAACTGGCGGTTTTTGTTCAACATGACGCGATAGTTTTCCGGGATTGGTTGACCACGGGAACCGTTTTTCTGTCGCTTCCATGAATTCCAAGATGGCGGGCCCCGCAAAAGATTCCAACACTGTCCTGTGCCCGCCGTCAATTCTGGCATTGGAACGAAGCGCTGTCCGATTCGCGGACACGATCTTACAGAAAGCGGACAGTAAAGGTTGAAACGCCCCGTCGAGGAGCGGCTTTTCCGCTGGCACTTCTGGTGCTTGGGAATGCTTACGAACTCGTCGTATCCCTGTCCGTTCGCCGCTGATGGAAACGCTGGCGCAATACTCTGGTGAAGGGTTCACCAGGTTCAGGAATTCCGGCGATCATGTTGCGAGCAAAAAAATGTTCATGTCTGTATATCAGAAACAGCATTTGCAGGTTCAATTCCTGAAATTCGGCGTGGACCACAACGGCATTATCGTGCCGATCCTGAAGCGCGGCAAAGGCAACTTTGTTCAGTTGCCGCCTGTGGCCAAGCGCGCGAATGCCCAGGGTAAAAACTCCCCGCCATCGCGTTAGCGTGCGTTGCGGGCAAAGCTCGATTCGGGTTCAGCATTGATCCCTCGCCCAGGTTGGTGAGCGCGAAGCGAGAAAGCCCTGTGTGCCGGCTGGTGATGCCTGACCGCTCGCCACGACGGACCGGGCTGGCTGAAACTCCGGCGGCTTTCCCCCGCCAACAAAAGCAAAAACGTGAACGACATTATCGGATTCGACCTGTATTTCCCCCGGGAGTCTCTCAAGGCGGCGTTAATTGATTCCTTTTTGAGCGTCAGCGTTCTGGTGGGTATTTTTTCCTACCTCAACCGCTACACCAAACGGCGCTACTTCAGTTTCTGGACCGTGGCGTGGCTCTTCCACGCCATCTGGCTGGGGTTGTGCATCGCTTCTGTGAACGTGCGCGAAACCCCGTCGTTGATCATGATGAAACAGTGGTGCATTGGCGCTTCGGCGGTGTTCCTGCTGTGGGGAAGCGCTTCGTTTCTGCGTCAGCGGACGAAACCGTCCCAGCTCGCGCTCTTCCTCGCATTCCTGTTCCTCTGGGGTTATGTGGGCGCTTACCAGTTGGACAGCCCGCTGCAAACACAGTTGCCGGTGTTTGTGCTGGTGGGTCTGGCGAGTCTGATGACCGGCTGGTGTTTTTTCAAATTTCGCGCGCAAAACCCTTTTCTTGGCGCAGGTCTGCTGGCCTGCGGCTTCGCTTTGTGGGGAATTTACATCGGCGCGTACCCGTTTTTTCAGGGCTCCGACCAACTGATCAGCTCGGGCTATTTTATTTCGGCAGTGCTCCAGCTTTTTATCGCGGTGAGCATGATCATCCTGGCGCTGGAGGAGGTTCGGCACACGAACCACCGGGCGTTTCAGAGGATCCGTACCTACAAAACAAAAACCGACTTTCTGCAAAAAAAAGTCCTCTCCACCGAGGAACGCTATCGCAGCCTGTTCGACCAGGCCAGCGAGGGCATCGTCATTGCCGACGCGGAGGACCTGCGGATTCTTGAGTTGAATCAGACGGCGAAGCGGCTCCTGGGGATTAACCATGCCGACTCCAATGCGTTGTCGAGCTTTTGTCAGCTGCATCCGGAGCCACAACCGTCACCTCAGACCGGGCCCGAGTGGTTCGCCGCGATCTGCCGCCACCGCCACTTGAACCTGGTGCGGCGCGACGGCGGAGCCACGCCGACGGAGGCGGACGGGGCGCCGATCAGTTTTGAAGGCCGCGCCGCCTACCAGTTCTTTTTGCGCGAACTGACCGAACGCGCGCGCCTGGAACAACAGCTTCGCCAGGCGGAAAAATTATCCGCACTTGGGCAGATGATTTCCGGGGTGGCCCACGAATTAAACAACCCTCTGGCGGTCATCAAAGGGTACCTTGAACTCATCCTCCGCCGGGACGAATTGAAGATGCAAACGCGAACCGACCTCGAAAAGGTTGCGAATGAAAGCAACCGCGCCGCCAAACTTGTGAACAATTTTCTTTCCTTTGCGCGCGAACAGCCAACACACCGCGAGGCGGTGGATTTGAACGAACTGGTCAAACGCGTGGCAGAGTTGCGCCGACTGGACCTGCAGAACAGCCGGGTGGAACTGCGGCTGCACCTCGACCCGGAATTGCCTTCGACCCACGCCGACCCTGACCAGATTCAGCAGGTGCTGGTCAACCTGCTTAACAACTCAATTCATGCGCTCTCGGAAACGCCGCGACCGGGGCGGGTGCAGATTTCCACACAACGAAAAGAGGACACCGTCAAGATCACGGTGGAGGACAACGGCCCCGGGGTTCCGCCGGAAGTGTTGCCCTACATTTTCGAGCCGTTCTTCACCACCAAGGACGTCGGCAAAGGGACCGGGCTTGGGTTATCGATCGCCCACAGCATTCTGGCCGATCACGGCGGAAGGATCGCCTACGAGCCGTCGGCGATCGGGGGCGCCGGTTTTGTTCTCGAATTGCCCGTTGTCAGTCCTGACATCGAAGCGGACTCCCCGGCTCAACCCGCTGTGTTGCCCGCGTGTAATGATGCTCCAGCCGAACGCTCCGCGCGGATTCTCGTGCTTGATGACGAACAGGCAATCGCGGAATTGCTTGGTGAAATGCTCGGACTGCTCGGCCATTCCACTACGTTATGCCATGCCCCGATGGACGCGTTGGAAATGATCGAGCGACGCGAGTTTGACCTGATCATTTCTGATTTTCGCATGCCGAAAATGAACGGCCAGGAGTTTTACCATCATGCCGTCCAGAAAAAACCGGAACTGGCGCGCCGGGTGGTCTTCCTGACCGGCGACGTGGTCAATGAGGAGACGCAGGCTTTTTTGCAATCCACCGGCAATCCTCATCTCTCCAAACCGTTCCAGCTCGCGCGCGTCGAGCGGATCGTGGAAGATATGCTGCAACAAAACGCGGCTGTCCCGTAAATCCGCCGGCCGGTTGCGCGGACGAAACCTGCGAATCTCTTGTTGACTCGCCGCGGCGGTTTGTAGCAACCTCGCCGCAGCACAAAGAACTTGCGGTGTCGGTGTCAGAAAGACAAATGTCAGTGAAGAAGTTCGACATTCAGTGATCCTGCCGGTGCAGAATCCCCCCACTGGGTTTTTTGAGCGGGACAACCAATAAGCATGAACAACGAATCCAGACTCTTCGTGGGTAACCTCGCTTACCAAACGATGGAAAACGACCTGCAGGAGTACTTCTCCCAGGCGGGCGTGGTTACTTCTGTAAACCTGATGCTCGATAAATTTACCGGCAAATCGCGCGGCTTTGCCTTCGTCGAGTTCTCGACTTCGGAAGAGGCGAACAAAGCGGTCGAAATGTTCCACAGCAAGGAATTTCAAGGCCGTCAGCTCACCGTCAACATCGCGCGACCGCGCGAGGAGCGTCCGCCCCGTTCGGGCGGCGGCGGCGGAGGCGGGGGCGGCGGCTATCGTGGTGGCCGCGATGGCGGTCGTCGCGAGCGCTACTGATTCAGCAATTGCAACGTCGCGGTGACGGGCCGGTTTCACCGGCCCGTTTTTTTGTCGCCCGATTGCCGCGAATAAGCATTTGACACCCACCTGCACCAACTCTAGTTTGGGTTCACAAAACGTTTATGGCTGAGAACATTCCCAACACTCCATCGGGTGCCGTCCCCCCGAGGCCGGCCGAGGCTGCGAAAGTGCAGCCCAAAAAAGAGACCGTGCGGATCAATTTACCCCCCAAGCCGACAGCCGCACCCACCATCAAAATTCCAGCGCCCGCGCCGGCAGCTCACGCTGCTCCAGCCGCTCCGATCGCCGCCGCAGTTCCGGCGGCGCCTGTGGCCGCGCACGCTCCCGCACCACCCACACCAACTCCGCGTTCCGCGGCGGCCCCTGCCGGCCGACCGGCCCCCGCTCCGCGGCCTGCGCCGGTCTTGGCGGGCGTCAGTGGTCTCGACAAATCGCTGGCTGTCGCTGCCGCACTCATCACAGTGGCGGTCCTGGTCCGCGTGTTGACGTTGTAATTGAGATTTTCTGGAGACCGTCTCACCCTCCAAACCCGTTCACGTCGTATGTCCGCCGCAAATATTGTCACTTTGACCGAAGCCAATTTTCAGCAAGAAGTACTGGAATCACCCACGCCCGTGCTGGTGGATTTTTGGGCTGAGTGGTGCGGCCCCTGCAAAATGATCGCGCCAATACTGGACGAACTCGCCAGCGAATACGACGGGAAGGTCAAGGTCGGCAAAGTGAATATCGACGAGCACCAGTCCATCGCCACTCAATACGGCATCCGCGCCATCCCGACGTTGCTCATTTTCAAGGACGGCGAAGTCGCGGAGCAGGTGGTCGGCCTGCGCAGCAAACGCGACTTGAAGGCGAACCTCGACAAGGTGGCCGTCGTCTGACAGCGCGCCGGACGAGGTGTCATGTCACTGATCGTCACCCCCGGCCAACTGAATCAGCGCGCAGAATTGTATTCACAACTCGCTTCGCTCCTCACCGCCGGTGTCGGCCTGATCCAGGCCCTGGAAATCATCCGGCGCAGTCCGCCCGGCCACTCGTTTCGCGAACCGCTCACCCGGCTCACCGCCAGTGTGACCGAGGGAGCGACGCTCGCGGAATCGATGCTCAACCTCGGTCGATGGCTTCCCTCCTTCGACCTGGCTCTCCTTCAGGCGGCCGAACAGAGCGGCCGTTTGCCGGAATGCTTCCGTCTGCTCGCAAATTATTACAACGAACGGGCGCAGCTCGCGCGGCGGGTCATGGCCGATCTTGCCTATCCACTTTTTGTGCTTCACTTCGCCATCCTCATCTTCCCCGTCTCTCAACTCGTCCAGTTGGTGACCCGATTTGATATTCTCGGATTCGTCCGGACAAAGGTCGTCCTGCTGGCCCCCGCTTACGGCGCGGTTTTTCTTTTACTGGTCGCGCTCCAGGGCCAACGCGGCGAGAAATGGCGCGCACGGATGGAAAAGGCGATGCGATGGATTCCGTTTCTTGGGCCCGCCCGGCGGAATCTGGCGCTGGCGCGATTGTCCGCGGCCCTGGAAGCCTTGATCAGCGCGGGGGTGTCTATCTTCGATTCCTGGGAGCTCGCGGCGGCGGCGAGCGGCTCGCCGGCATTACGACGTTCCGTCGGCGCTTGGCATGGCGCTTTGCGGGCCGGAGAAACCCCCGCCGAATTGATCGGGCGGTCGCCTGAATTCCCGGAACTCTTCGCCAATCTGTATCACACGGGTGAAGTCAGCGGACAACTGGACGATTCTCTCCGTCGGCTCCATCAGCATTACCAGGAAGAAGGTTCGCGCAAACTGCACATCTTCGCCCAGTGGGTGCCACGGCTGATCTACTTTGCCATCCTGCTGGCCATCGCCTATCAGATCATAGGCTTCTACACAGGTTACTTCAACGGCATCTTCCAACAGCTCGGTCCGTGAGGCGTGCGTTCGTAAACCGTCGCGGACTTTTTTCTTTGCGGAACGCGGCTCCCCGCTAGCCTTGGCGCATGACGCTGACCGAGCTGCTCTCCAACGAAGAACTCCGCCGCCACGAGTTCCCGGTGGCGCGCGAAAAAACATTTCTTGCGCACGCGGGGGTCTGCCCGCTGCCCCGCCGGGTTTCCGAGGCAATTCGTGATTACGCCCTGTGCTGCACTAGGGACGATCAGGAAACGTTATTGCCGGCCCGGCAAATGTCCCGATCGCGCGAACGCGTCGCGCAGCTGCTCAACGCCCGGCCCGACGAAATCGCGTTTGTCGGGCCGACCTCGCTCGCCCTCAATTTCGTTGCGGCCGGCCTGCGACTTAAAAAAAACGACAACATTCTGATCTACCTCGACGATTATCCGGCGAACGTTTATCCGTGGATGGCGCTCGCGGAAAAAGGCGTCGAAGTGCGTTTCCTGAACGTGCGGGAACTCGGCCGCATCCGTCCCGCGGATGTCATCGGCCAGGTTGATGAACAGACGCGTCTGGTCGCGCTGGCCTCCTGCCATTTCGTATCGGGCTTCCGGATTGATCTGGACACCATCGGCAGGGCACTCCACGAGCGTAACATCCTGTTCTGCGTGGACGCCATCCAAACACTGGGCGCTTTCCCGACAACCGTCGAGCATGTTGATTTTCTCGCTGCGGACGCACACAAGTGGTTGCTCGGTCCTTGCGCCGCTGGAATCCTGTACGTCCGAAAATCACTTCAGGAACGATTGAGACCGGCTGTCTTTGGCTGGCACAACGTGCGTTGTCCCGATTACATCGCCGGAGAGGAAATGATTCTACGCGCCGACGCGCGCCGCTACGAAGCGGGCACCCAGAATCTGCTCGGCCTCGCGGGCCTGAATGCGGCATTGGAACTCCTGTCGGAAATCGGCATCGACGCGATCGCCTCAGAACTGCTGCGCAAGCGCGCACTGCTCGTCCCCGCCCTGAAAGACAAAGGCTACACGGTGCTCCAAGGTGACGTAATTGCGGCCAACGCCTCCGGCATCGTGACGTTTTATCGAGACGGTATGAATGTGCCCGCACTGCATGAAAAGCTGGAGGCTGCCAACATCAGCGTGTCGCTGCGTTCCGACCGCGCCGGCCGAAAATATCTCCGTCTCTCGCCGCACTTCTATAACACGGATTCGGAACTTTCACGGACACTCGAACTTCTTTGAGCAGTTTTCAGCGTCGTCTCCCGTTGGTGTGATTCCGTCATCAACCTCCGCACGCGCAGTTCGGGGGAATGGTCCCGGTTTTGCTGAATCTTCAATCTGTAGCTGCAATTTCGAACCCGATGAAAACTCTCGTATCAGCCGCGCAAAAGTTGCGCACAAAATTCTTGATTGTTAATCTGGTTGCGTCGTTCCTGTTGATCGGTCAAACGACCTTGATCGCTCAAACGGGAGTGAACGTTTTCACATACCACAACGACCTCGCGCGAACCGGACAAAATCTGAACGAAAAAATCCTTACCCCCGCCAACGTGAACCCGGACAGTTTCGGTCTCCTTTTTACGCAGCCGGTGGACGGCTACGTTTACGCTCAACCGTTGTATATGAGCGGCGTGCCAATACCCGGCAAAGGCACACATAATGTCGTATTCGTCGCGACGGAACACGACAGCGTTTATGCGTTCGACGCCGACAATAGCCAGGGTGATAACGCCGCGCCACTGTGGCGGGTCAGCTTCATCAACCCGGCCGCTGGAGTAACTACCGTCCCGATGAGCGAGTTCGGATTCACCTATCCGCCCGAATTGGGCGTCACCGGTACTCCGGTCATCGATCCTTCGACCGGGACGCTTTTCGTCGTCGCGAAAATTGAAGACAACAGCAGCGGCGCCAGGAAATACGCAGAAAGGCTGTTCGCGCTGGATGTCGCGACGGGCACCAACAAATTCGGCGGGCCGGTCGACATCCAGGCTTCCGTTCACGGGACCGGTGCAGGTTCGGACGCGCAAGGAAATATTTCATTTGATCCGTACTGGGAATTTCAGCGAACGGGATTGACGCTGGCTGGGGGCGTGGTTTACGTCGCTTTTGCTTCACAAGGGGACGAAGGACCTTACCACGGGTGGATCGTTGGCTATGACGCGCACACACTGCAACGCGCGCGGGCATTCAATGACACTCCCAATGGCAGTGAGGGAGGCATCTGGATGAGTGGAGCCGCTCCGGCGGGCGATGCTGATGGAAACATCTACTGCATGACTGGCAACGGGACGTTCGATGCAAATTCCGGCGGGCCGGATTACGGCGATAGCTTTCTTCGGCTCCTGCCTTCGGGAAATACTCTGGTGGTGACCGATTTCTTCACCCCTTACGACCAGGCGCAACTCGATTCGAATGACGGCGACCTTGGCTCTGGCGCTCCGATGATTCTCCCAGACGTGGCCGGCAGCGTTACGCATCCGCATCTGCTCGTCGGCTGCGGCAAGGAAGGCGTCATCTATCTTTTAGATCGAGACAACATGGGACGTTACAACCCGAATAACAACGATCAGATCGTGCAATCGTTTGGCCCGGTGTCGGGCACATGGAGCATGCCGGCATATTTCAACAACCTGGTTTACATCGGTGGAGTCAATGATCACTTGAAAGCTTACCGCATTACCAACGGCCTGTTGACACCGCAACCGGATTCCCAGACATCGACAACATACGGTTACCCCGGGGTGACCCCGAGCATTTCGGCCGACGGCACTAACAACGCGATCGTCTGGGCGATTGAAACCGATGCATTCTTCACGAGCCGCGGTCCGGCGGTTCTGCGCGCCCATAATGCGACGAATCTGGCTGAACAATTCTACAGCAGCAGCGACGCGGGCGCCCGCGATCAACTCGGGCTGGCGCAACATTTCGGCGTCCCTACCATCTCGAACGGCAGGGTTTATGTCGCGACCGCCTTTGGACTATCTGCGTTCGGTCTGCTGGCTCCGCCTCAACCTCGCCTGTCGATCAGTCCGGATCTGACAATCACGGTTGAAGGAGAGGTGGGTCAATCCTACTCGATTGAGTACACCACCGACCTGGATGAAGGTTGGTCCGTTGTGGAAACGGTGACTCTTACAAACTCACCCCAGTCATTCACGGATTTTCAGCAATCTCATGACCCGCAGGGCTTTTTCCGGGTAACATCGGCACCCTTGTGATCGATGAGCGGTCAACGTTCGTCTTGGTCCAAAATCACTCGAATCTGGACACGCCGGCAGCTTTCCGGCTTACTTTCCCGGGTTCGATTTTAACCGATGCCACCACTCAACGCCGAACTGCTGTCCAAAGCCAAATCGCTGGGTTTTTCCGACCTTCAGATTGCTTGTTTGACCGGACGTATTGAGGACGACGTTCGCGCCGGACGCAAAAAACTGGGGATGGTTCCAAGCTACCGCCTCGTGGACACCTGCGCCGCCGAGTTCGAAGCGTACACGCCGTACTACTATTCAACTTACGACCGCGACGACGACGAAGTGCGGCCTTCCGACAAACGCAAAGTGATGATCCTTGGCGGCGGACCGAACCGCATCGGTCAGGGTATCGAGTTTGACTACTGTTGTGTGCATGCCGCGTTTGCCCTCAAGGAGGACGGCTTCGAGACTTTGATGGTCAACTCGAATCCCGAAACCGTTTCGACCGATTACGACACCAGCGACAAGTTATTTTTTGAGCCGTTGACGCTCGAGGACGTCCTTCACATTTACGAGCGCGAAAAATGCTGGGGCGCCATCGCCCAGTTCGGCGGCCAGACGCCGCTCAATCTCGCGCTCGGCTTGCAAAAAAACGGCGTGAACATCATCGGCACGTCGCCCCAGAGCATTGAGATCGCCGAGGACCGCAAGCTGTTCGCCGCAATGCTCGACAAGCTCAAAATCCCGCAGCCGCCCAACGGCATCGCAACGAACGAGGCCGAGGCTCTTGCCGTGGCAAAACAACTGGATTACCCGGTTCTCGTGCGGCCGTCATTCGTGCTGGGTGGCCGCGCGATGCAGATCGTTTATTCCGACGCCGAACTGCAGCATTACATGCGCTTTGCCGTCGAGGCTTCGCCAGAACGCCCCGTGCTCGTCGACAAGTTCCTCGAGGACGCGACGGAGGTGGACGTGGATTGCATCGCAGATGTCGGCCAATTCAAAAGCCCCGGTGACGGCATGGTCATCATCGGCGGGATTCTGGAACATATCGAGTTTGCGGGCGTTCACTCCGGGGACGCCGCAATGGTGCTGCCACCGCACACGCTCGCAAAAA
This genomic interval carries:
- a CDS encoding pyrrolo-quinoline quinone — its product is MKTLVSAAQKLRTKFLIVNLVASFLLIGQTTLIAQTGVNVFTYHNDLARTGQNLNEKILTPANVNPDSFGLLFTQPVDGYVYAQPLYMSGVPIPGKGTHNVVFVATEHDSVYAFDADNSQGDNAAPLWRVSFINPAAGVTTVPMSEFGFTYPPELGVTGTPVIDPSTGTLFVVAKIEDNSSGARKYAERLFALDVATGTNKFGGPVDIQASVHGTGAGSDAQGNISFDPYWEFQRTGLTLAGGVVYVAFASQGDEGPYHGWIVGYDAHTLQRARAFNDTPNGSEGGIWMSGAAPAGDADGNIYCMTGNGTFDANSGGPDYGDSFLRLLPSGNTLVVTDFFTPYDQAQLDSNDGDLGSGAPMILPDVAGSVTHPHLLVGCGKEGVIYLLDRDNMGRYNPNNNDQIVQSFGPVSGTWSMPAYFNNLVYIGGVNDHLKAYRITNGLLTPQPDSQTSTTYGYPGVTPSISADGTNNAIVWAIETDAFFTSRGPAVLRAHNATNLAEQFYSSSDAGARDQLGLAQHFGVPTISNGRVYVATAFGLSAFGLLAPPQPRLSISPDLTITVEGEVGQSYSIEYTTDLDEGWSVVETVTLTNSPQSFTDFQQSHDPQGFFRVTSAPL